In Aegilops tauschii subsp. strangulata cultivar AL8/78 chromosome 3, Aet v6.0, whole genome shotgun sequence, one genomic interval encodes:
- the LOC109750304 gene encoding uncharacterized protein, with the protein MESSLCTASRATVTGARAAPGAGMRRRRAPARASASGRWRPRALRAQASATESEPLAPAKGGQPALPWSALRVGAGVALALTLGGASWSARGGGTGAVLVQPAMVYTLNAVTDGAERGGTASAAVRTSVGALSDSLFRREDAPRENATLMDLVFEQVTKEHIGDRGKLTSLLQKEWAASRDSERKLDLGLLLTDVLINQREWQRAKEVCQQLTGRYQRDSRPYLHLAVVNMMMAVETMLSPETATADDIEKMSKNAMDAWKEFKNKYELAKGSTESST; encoded by the exons ATGGAGTCCTCGCTCTGCACAGCATCGCGCGCCACGGTGACCGGAGCACGTGCCGCTCCGGGTGCCGGCATGCgacgccgccgcgccccggcccGTGCCAGCGCGTCGGGACGATGGAGGCCTCGCGCGCTGCGCGCCCAGGCGAGCGCGACGGAGTCGGAGCCCCTGGCACCGGCGAAGGGAGGCCAGCCGGCGCTGCCCTGGTCCGCGCTCAGGGTGGGCGCGGGCGTCGCGCTCGCGCTGACCTTGGGCGGCGCCTCGTGGTCAGCGCGCGGCGGCGGCACCGGCGCCGTCCTCGTGCAGCCTGCCATGGTGTATACGCTCAACGCCGTCACGGACGGAGCGGAGCGGGGCGGCACCGCGTCGGCGGCGGTGAGGACGAGCGTGGGCGCGCTCTCGGACTCGTTGTTCCGGCGTGAGGACGCGCCCAGAGAAAATGCCACGCTCATGGACCTCGTCTTCGAGCAAGTCACCAAGGAG CACATCGGCGACAGGGGGAAGCTGACGAGCCTGCTGCAGAAGGAGTGGGCGGCGTCGCGCGACTCGGAGAGAAAGCTCGACCTCGGCTTGCTGCTCACCGACGTGCTCATCAATCAG AGAGAATGGCAGAGGGCAAAAGAAGTCTGCCAGCAGCTGACTGGCCGCTACCAACGTGACTCGAGGCCATATTTACATTTG GCCGTGGTGAACATGATGATGGCGGTGGAGACCATGCTATCTCCGGAGACGGCCACCGCCGACGACATCGAGAAGATGTCCAAGAACGCCATGGACGCCTGGAAAGAATTCAAGAACAAGTACGAGCTGGCCAAGGGATCAACGGAGTCCAGCACCTAG